TCCGTAATACCCCACTCGTTATTATTGGAGCGGCAATTCTTATAGCTGGATTGTTTATCAGTCTATTCAATAGACACTGGCAGATCAATCCACTGTCATACGGTGCAATGTTTAACATTTATCTCATATTCGTTATCATCGTTGGAACCGCGCTAGCCTTCTTCCTATATCTACTCAGCGTAAAATATATCGACCCACAACTTACTGCGCTACTCGGATGTATTAAACCATAAACAGCAGTTATTCTCAGTATTGTCTGGCTGACACAACCATTTGATAGCATTCAAAGTTCCATAATGATTATTATACTCTATATCGTGCTATTCATCTCGATATTAAATACAAAAGAAAAAACCAAGCATCTCGTTAATGAGATGTTTGGTTTTCTAATAATCATACGTCATTTGTTCCATTGTCGTATTTTCTTTTGACTTCTTCTAAAGAAGTTGTTTTTTGAGTAAATTCATATTCTTCCAGTGCCTCAGATATCAAACTATGAATTTCATTTTTAGATACCTTGTCTTCAGGTAATTTTAATTCGAACGGAATACTATTAGTTAAGACAATTTGTTGCAAATACATATCAAATGCAGTTGAGATAGTGATTCCTAATGATTTCAGAACTTTATCGGCATCTTCTTTTAATTCCTTATCTACTCTCAAAGTAATCGTACTAGATTTAACCATAAATGCACCTCTAATGTAAATACATTGTAATACTTATCCAAATTATTTGCAAGTAATTTTACACTTTCATAAAAAATAAATTAGCCCCCAGATTAAAAATCATAATCTGCGGGCTTTTACTAGTTAAGTAATCTTTTCGCTATTAATTTTTGTAACTTCACGATATCAGTATCTTTATTAAATAATTTAACGATTGGCATTTGAATGCCTGCAACAAATAATTTTAATTCTGCGTCGATATCAAATCGACCTGCATTTTCTACGCTGAATGCTCTAATATTTTTATATGGTATTGTAATAAACTCAATCTTCTCACCTGAATATCCTTGTTTATCAACGATTAAAATACGTTTATTAGTAAACACAAACAAATCACGAATCAGAATAAAGCTCGCTTCGACTTCTTCATCTTCAAGCAAATAATCTTGAAATTCAGTTTGAACATCTTCAACATTCTTTTCGCTAGAATTGCCCATTAATTCATCAAATAATCCCATTCTAATTCCTCCTTTTCTTGTATAGTTTTAATATATCAAATTGAATTTGGAATTAATAGGAATAAGTGTATATATTTAAAATATTATATATAACTGTAATGTAAGAAAAAACCCTTAAACATAGTGTTTAAGGGTTTTAATCAATACC
Above is a window of Macrococcoides canis DNA encoding:
- a CDS encoding type II toxin-antitoxin system RelB/DinJ family antitoxin; this translates as MVKSSTITLRVDKELKEDADKVLKSLGITISTAFDMYLQQIVLTNSIPFELKLPEDKVSKNEIHSLISEALEEYEFTQKTTSLEEVKRKYDNGTNDV
- a CDS encoding PH domain-containing protein, whose translation is MGLFDELMGNSSEKNVEDVQTEFQDYLLEDEEVEASFILIRDLFVFTNKRILIVDKQGYSGEKIEFITIPYKNIRAFSVENAGRFDIDAELKLFVAGIQMPIVKLFNKDTDIVKLQKLIAKRLLN